One genomic segment of Apostichopus japonicus isolate 1M-3 chromosome 23, ASM3797524v1, whole genome shotgun sequence includes these proteins:
- the LOC139964745 gene encoding dnaJ homolog subfamily B member 11-like, giving the protein MKLQDVFNNMATSLAGVCFFVLQVCVLVFAGRDFYKILGVSKNASKREIKKAYRKLAMQYHPDKNPGNPEAEEMFKDLGAAYEVLSDEDQRKIYDRHGEDGLKERGGGNHDPFSSFFGDFHFPFGGGHQRDPEIPTGDSIVMDLFVSLEELYTGDFVEVVRYRPVAKEAQGTRQCNCRQEMKTMQLGPGRFQMTQQQVCDECPNVQFVNEEKLLEIEIEPGMRDYQEYPFIGEGEPHIDGESGDLTFRIITQKHPLFERKGDDLYTNITITLQDALTGFETEITHLDGHKVTVMRDKITWPGARMRKKGEGMPNYDNNQQLGTLIVTFDVEFPKGALSEEEKETYRNLLKMDAKPKLYNGLQGY; this is encoded by the exons ATGAAATTACAAGACGTGTTTAACAACATGGCGACGTCCCTAGCCGGTGTATGCTTTTTCGTTCTACAAGTTTGTGTGTTGGTGTTTGCAGG GAGGGATTTTTACAAGATATTGGGAGTTTCAAAAAATGCATCCAAGAGGGAAATTAAGAAAGCTTACCGAAAGCTGGCTATGCAATACCATCCCGACAAAAATCCTGGCAACCCGGAGGCGGAGGAGATGTTCAAAGATCTAGGAGCTGCATATGAG GTCTTATCAGATGAAGATCAGAGAAAAATATACGATAGGCATGGTGAAGACGGACTGAAGGAACGTGGAGGCGGAAATCATGACCCTTTCTCTAG TTTCTTTGGGGACTTCCATTTTCCATTTGGGGGTGGCCATCAAAGAGATCCCGAAATTCCGACAGGCGATTCTATCGTCATGGACCTGTTTGTGTCTTTAGAAGAATTATATACCGGAGACTTTGTCGAG GTGGTAAGGTACCGTCCAGTGGCCAAGGAAGCACAAGGTACCAGGCAGTGTAATTGCCGCCAGGAGATGAAGACCATGCAGCTCGGTCCGGGCCGATTTCAGATGACTCAACAGCAAGTGTGTGATGAATGTCCTAACGTCCA ATTTGTTAATGAAGAGAAACTGTTAGAAATAGAGATTGAGCCAGGAATGAGAGATTATCAAGAATATCCGTTCATAGGAGAAG GTGAACCCCATATAGACGGTGAATCGGGAGACCTTACATTTAGGATTATAACTCAAAA ACATCCTTTATTTGAGAGAAAAGGTGATGATCTTTATACCAATATAACAATAACCCTTCAGGATGCCTTGACTGGATTCGAGACAGAAATCACTCACTTGGATGGGCACAAG GTAACCGTTATGCGAGATAAAATAACCTGGCCGGGGGCCAGAATGCGTAAAAAAGGCGAGGGCATGCCCAACTACGACAACAACCAGCAGTTAGGAACGCTTATAGTCACATTCGACGTAGAATTTCCCAAAGGAGCTCtttcagaagaagaaaaagaaa CTTAcagaaatttattaaaaatggACGCGAAGCCCAAGCTTTACAACGGACTTCAGGGTTATTGA
- the LOC139964746 gene encoding solute carrier family 35 member G1-like — translation MESQSLKNSEKPEAVTSKRWSFNVAMVIHRYRGLIATFGCACAYACMALLVSSLADEISSITLAFSRALISSLLGLIAMCQQGTRIRISSMAEFKFHTVNTVFTAAATLCQFYAYQHMPAADASAIIYGYVAFAGLYGRLLLKEPFGLFGIIMVILTFTGILMIARPPFLFQLFESGIFEATSDGLFPPLVAFAGIQAISLNIVTLRAMGRTSVPVMKTLFYTMTFSAIILAIPITPLGQWSIPDCTWGRFRMVLAAVCSCLGYVGLSYGLSVENTLYVSLVSMNDFFIVFLLSIIFLGFKPTLLSVAGMVIIIGSSIIILVRKIFTSRNVSEQQSPTKELEPRIAENEPALSSKNILKVSSV, via the coding sequence ATGGAATCGCAGAGTTtgaagaacagtgaaaaaccgGAGGCCGTCACCAGTAAACGATGGTCCTTTAACGTTGCTATGGTGATACATCGCTACCGTGGTCTTATCGCTACATTTGGTTGCGCATGCGCCTATGCATGCATGGCTCTGTTAGTATCGAGCCTAGCCGACGAAATAAGCTCTATCACTTTGGCGTTCTCCCGCGCCTTAATTTCCTCTCTTCTAGGTTTGATTGCGATGTGTCAACAAGGTACGAGAATTAGAATATCCTCTATGGCAGAGTTTAAGTTCCATACTGTAAATACCGTTTTCACAGCAGCCGCAACGCTCTGTCAGTTTTACGCGTACCAACACATGCCGGCCGCAGACGCTTCCGCCATCATATACGGGTACGTTGCGTTCGCTGGATTATATGGACGTTTGTTATTAAAGGAGCCTTTCGGTTTATTCGGCATTATAATGGTCATACTTACTTTTACAGGGATATTGATGATCGCCAGACCTCCATTTTTGTTTCAACTATTTGAAAGTGGAATATTTGAAGCCACCTCTGATGGACTATTCCCGCCTTTAGTTGCCTTCGCTGGCATTCAAGCAATAAGCTTAAATATCGTCACATTAAGAGCTATGGGAAGGACGAGTGTTCCCGTTATGAAAACACTTTTCTATACAATGACATTTTCGGCGATAATTTTGGCTATTCCTATCACCCCATTAGGTCAATGGTCGATTCCAGATTGTACGTGGGGGAGGTTTCGTATGGTTCTTGCCGCTGTTTGTAGTTGCCTAGGTTACGTTGGGCTAAGTTACGGGTTAAGCGTCGAAAATACGCTTTATGTTTCATTAGTGTCTATGAATGACTTCTTTATAGTGTTCCTGTTATCTATAATCTTCCTCGGGTTTAAACCTACGTTGCTAAGCGTCGCTGGTATGGTCATCATAATAGGCTCGTCCATTATCATCTTAGTACGCAAGATCTTCACATCTCGCAACGTATCGGAACAGCAGTCACCGACGAAAGAATTAGAACCTCGAATTGCAGAAAATGAACCCGCACTGTCTTCCAAAAATATTCTCAAAGTGTCATCAGtttaa
- the LOC139964729 gene encoding 4-galactosyl-N-acetylglucosaminide 3-alpha-L-fucosyltransferase 9-like encodes MVDNIWSSISGRKLLLIFLGIGLLSFCANFLLLYYSNYTNINFRSLAITRKFFTDLRVVDGTLKETAERNESKENNSQQYRINSGFQDTETYLSRGEEHINLSQPEIFEASNSISKLNNLQPIRVAFYEGFRGDSWIFERYFKPFYSEISCQCSTDISEVVIKQMVTKRYETKNFDIVVFPYDVTVLRGDKLFWDRLHELRSQYRPNQRWVYATRETPIKLKRTLIPTRFTKNSFHWSSTYRSISDFPSPYGYYRTRGISVNETSVTNWALLKSGLIAWMSSNNQTTWHRQKFVTALNSHIKIDIFGKAGVPCGRNSTECEEKIRGYKFYLALENSCCAEYISEKFWRTLSWDCVPIVIGPSKRDYNRVAPPDSFIYVDDFESMDDFVRYLQAVDKNDTEYNSFFKWKQKGAVVNSFPDAGKDKSDANNEPPDQLYYSCKKVCEMAQRYRIEKKPNSRMHRYFNPRAGYWDGSCGSCANHAWLQQFQKGDNSN; translated from the exons ATG GTCGATAACATCTGGTCATCAATCAGTGGTCGGAAACTGCTATTAATATTTCTAGGAATCGGTTTGCTCTCATTTTGTGCAAATTTCCTCCTTCTGTATTATAGCAActatacaaatataaattttaGAAGTCTCGCGATCACAAGGAAATTCTTCACTGACCTGCGAGTTGTTGACGGAACTCTTAAAGAAACCGCCGAGCGAAATGAATCGAAGGAAAATAACAGCCAGCAGTATCGCATAAACTCTGGTTTCCAGGATACAGAAACTTATCTGTCGAGAGGGGAGGAACATATCAATCTCTCTCAACCAGAAATATTTGAAGCCTCGAATTCGATTTCGAAACTGAACAACTTGCAGCCAATAAGGGTCGCGTTTTATGAAGGATTTCGAGGAGACAGCTGGATTTTCGAGAGATATTTTAAGCCATTTTACTCAGAAATTAGTTGCCAATGTTCGACAGATATTTCAGAGGTCGTCATAAAGCAAATGGTTACCAAGAGATACGAAACCAAAAATTTCGATATTGTCGTCTTTCCCTATGACGTCACAGTATTACGCGGTGATAAATTATTTTGGGACAGACTTCACGAACTGCGTAGCCAGTACAGACCGAATCAGAGGTGGGTGTATGCAACAAGAGAGACTCCCATTAAGCTCAAGAGAACACTCATCCCTACACGTTTTACTAAGAATTCTTTCCACTGGTCATCGACATACAGATCAATCTCAGATTTCCCATCACCGTACGGTTATTACCGGACTCGCGGAATATCTGTCAATGAGACCAGCGTAACCAACTGGGCTCTTCTAAAGTCTGGTCTGATAGCGTGGATGTCCAGTAATAACCAAACAACTTGGCATCGGCAAAAATTTGTCACAGCTCTAAATTCTCATATAAAGATCGATATTTTTGGTAAAGCCGGAGTACCTTGTGGGAGAAACTCAACAGAATGCGAAGAAAAGATCAGAGGTTATAAATTTTATCTGGCGTTAGAAAATAGCTGCTGTGCAGAATACATCAGTGAAAAATTTTGGCGCACGTTAAGCTGGGACTGCGTGCCTATCGTGATCGGACCGTCTAAGAGAGATTATAATAGAGTAGCGCCACCGGATTCATTCATATACGTCGACGATTTCGAATCAATGGATGATTTTGTTCGCTATCTTCAAGCTGTGGATAAGAACGATACAGAGTACAACAGCTTCTTCAAATGGAAACAGAAAGGAGCCGTGGTGAATTCTTTTCCAGATGCAGGCAAAGATAAATCCGATGCAAACAATGAACCGCCAGATCAATTGTATTATTCTTGTAAGAAGGTCTGTGAAATGGCCCAGAGATACCGAATTGAAAAGAAACCCAATTCAAGAATGCACAGATACTTTAATCCTAGAGCTGGTTACTGGGACGGATCGTGTGGATCATGTGCTAATCATGCTTGGCTTCAACAATTTCAAAAAGGCGacaattcaaattaa